From Cecembia calidifontis, one genomic window encodes:
- a CDS encoding glycosyltransferase family 2 protein, translating into MNKVATIIVTYNGSKWIRRCLEQVLNGSVTPHVIIVDNNSSDDTIEIINPFLQKVELIRLQSNLGFGGANNIGIERALEQGYSHFFLLNQDAYVNKDCVSKLLETAISHPHYGIISPIQLDQEGIAMDPVFYSQVFKYYNPDKDRLIHEFEKINPADPIEVRFVGAAAWFISASVVKKAGFFHPVFFHYGEDNNFAARAQYFGYKIGIQVTTAVIHDRKPRGKQEFLPVKLRSFPLHQLLDIRKPFVIGWIVGLYQLIRISKKLKKTSGTQYKKQFLESRSWFFSKIKDAFKIRREMKKGLTEP; encoded by the coding sequence ATGAACAAGGTAGCAACGATTATTGTAACCTATAATGGGTCGAAGTGGATAAGAAGGTGTTTAGAGCAGGTATTGAACGGGTCAGTAACTCCTCATGTGATTATTGTCGACAACAACTCTTCGGATGATACCATTGAAATAATAAATCCTTTTCTTCAGAAAGTCGAATTAATTCGATTACAATCAAATCTGGGTTTTGGTGGGGCGAACAACATTGGCATAGAGAGGGCTTTAGAACAGGGTTATTCTCATTTTTTCCTCTTGAATCAGGATGCTTATGTGAACAAAGATTGTGTTTCCAAATTACTTGAAACAGCAATATCCCACCCCCATTATGGCATAATAAGCCCTATTCAATTGGATCAAGAAGGAATTGCCATGGATCCTGTATTTTATAGTCAGGTATTTAAATATTATAACCCAGATAAGGACAGGCTTATTCATGAGTTTGAAAAAATAAATCCAGCCGATCCAATAGAAGTAAGGTTTGTTGGAGCCGCTGCCTGGTTTATAAGTGCTAGTGTAGTAAAAAAAGCAGGTTTTTTTCATCCCGTATTCTTTCATTATGGAGAGGACAATAATTTTGCTGCCCGAGCTCAATATTTTGGTTATAAGATCGGGATTCAAGTGACCACTGCTGTTATTCATGATAGGAAACCAAGAGGAAAACAGGAATTTTTACCCGTCAAACTCAGGTCTTTTCCACTTCATCAATTGTTGGATATCAGAAAACCTTTTGTTATCGGCTGGATTGTTGGTTTGTACCAACTAATAAGAATTTCGAAAAAGCTTAAAAAAACAAGTGGGACGCAATACAAAAAACAGTTTTTGGAAAGCAGGAGCTGGTTTTTTTCAAAAATTAAAGATGCTTTTAAAATCAGGAGGGAAATGAAAAAAGGATTGACAGAACCATAA
- the ubiE gene encoding bifunctional demethylmenaquinone methyltransferase/2-methoxy-6-polyprenyl-1,4-benzoquinol methylase UbiE, with amino-acid sequence MSVVPYKEKQAGKKEQVAEMFNNISKKYDFLNHLLSLGIDIIWRKKAVKMLKKDQPKLILDIATGTGDFAIEALALNPDKIIGVDISEGMLEEGRKKMKKRGLDHIIDLQLGDSEKLLFEDNKFDAVIVSFGVRNFENLEKGLADMYRVLKPGGKTVIVEFSKPKKFPMKQGYNFYFKYILPQIGKLVSKDNSAYTYLPESVQVFPDGKDFLAILEKVGFKKTKCRPLTFGISSIYIGEK; translated from the coding sequence ATGTCAGTAGTACCTTACAAAGAAAAGCAGGCCGGAAAGAAGGAGCAGGTAGCCGAAATGTTCAACAACATCAGCAAGAAATATGATTTTTTAAATCATTTGCTGAGTTTGGGGATAGATATCATATGGAGAAAGAAGGCGGTCAAAATGCTTAAAAAAGATCAGCCAAAACTGATTTTGGATATTGCTACTGGTACGGGTGATTTTGCAATTGAGGCCCTGGCCTTGAATCCGGATAAAATTATCGGGGTGGATATTTCTGAAGGGATGCTGGAAGAAGGCCGCAAAAAAATGAAAAAGCGTGGTCTGGACCATATTATTGATCTTCAATTAGGGGATTCTGAGAAGTTGTTGTTTGAAGATAATAAGTTTGATGCGGTCATCGTTTCTTTTGGAGTAAGAAACTTTGAAAACCTGGAAAAAGGTTTGGCGGATATGTACAGGGTATTGAAACCGGGTGGGAAGACAGTCATCGTAGAGTTTTCCAAACCGAAAAAATTCCCGATGAAGCAAGGATATAATTTTTATTTCAAATATATTTTACCTCAAATCGGTAAATTGGTATCTAAAGACAATTCCGCATACACCTACTTGCCTGAATCGGTTCAGGTATTTCCGGACGGGAAGGATTTTCTTGCTATTTTGGAAAAGGTAGGTTTTAAAAAAACAAAATGCAGACCCCTGACATTCGGCATCAGTTCGATTTATATTGGAGAAAAATAA
- a CDS encoding DUF5606 domain-containing protein — protein MKFNEIATVSGKPGLYKVLKPTRGGVILESLDAKKSKLVVGANQRVSILGEISMYTMTEEGASPLEEIMKNIDREFNGDLGLDAEADADELRAFLKHVLPNYDENKVYPSDIKKLISWYKIIKAEAPEVFQEQEENKESQSE, from the coding sequence ATGAAATTCAACGAAATAGCTACTGTTTCCGGTAAACCGGGCTTATACAAAGTATTGAAACCTACCAGGGGAGGAGTGATTCTGGAATCCCTGGACGCCAAAAAAAGTAAGTTGGTTGTGGGAGCCAATCAGCGGGTTTCCATCTTGGGAGAGATCTCTATGTACACCATGACAGAGGAAGGCGCCTCCCCATTAGAGGAAATCATGAAAAATATTGACAGGGAGTTTAATGGTGACTTAGGACTTGACGCTGAGGCTGACGCAGATGAACTTAGGGCTTTCCTTAAGCACGTGCTCCCTAATTATGATGAAAACAAGGTTTACCCCTCTGATATCAAAAAACTCATATCCTGGTATAAAATAATCAAAGCTGAAGCGCCAGAGGTATTTCAAGAGCAGGAAGAAAACAAAGAATCCCAATCAGAATAA
- a CDS encoding alpha/beta hydrolase — MNLSKTIITALFLIFAITAMAQDGTIYPLENPAEPNAILLGTGGVEGQNLPETWFRQWGDPMARNISTATLTPFLPDPAKANGAAVIVAPGGGFRWLSMGNEGWEVAEALAEQGIAAFVLKYRLQPTPASLEDFSESMNRSFSAAANPTPNTPPSPPRWDLSNQLEDAEAAYALILKNAKAWGVDISRIGMIGFSAGAGLTMHCTLNSKTMKLAFIGPIYGGMGPVEVPENAPPMFNVIATDDFLFRGQFGIIESWYKAGRPVEFHLYQNGGHGFGLGNPNRTSNRWFEAFTHWLNVNGFLKPKAEG, encoded by the coding sequence ATGAACCTATCTAAAACCATTATTACAGCCCTATTCCTAATCTTTGCTATAACTGCCATGGCGCAGGACGGCACCATTTATCCATTAGAAAACCCCGCAGAACCTAATGCCATTCTTCTCGGAACCGGAGGTGTGGAAGGACAAAACTTACCAGAAACCTGGTTTAGACAGTGGGGCGACCCCATGGCTCGAAATATCTCTACTGCTACTCTCACACCTTTTTTACCGGATCCGGCCAAAGCAAACGGCGCTGCAGTCATTGTAGCACCGGGTGGGGGCTTCAGATGGCTTTCAATGGGTAATGAGGGCTGGGAAGTAGCAGAAGCACTTGCTGAGCAAGGAATAGCCGCCTTTGTACTCAAATACCGTCTTCAACCTACCCCGGCATCACTTGAAGACTTCAGCGAATCGATGAACAGGAGTTTCTCAGCAGCAGCCAATCCAACACCTAACACCCCTCCGAGCCCTCCCAGATGGGACTTGAGCAATCAATTGGAGGATGCGGAGGCAGCCTATGCACTGATCCTTAAAAATGCAAAAGCATGGGGAGTTGATATTTCCAGGATAGGAATGATCGGCTTTTCTGCCGGAGCTGGGCTGACCATGCACTGTACATTGAATTCCAAAACCATGAAACTGGCCTTCATCGGCCCGATATATGGTGGAATGGGACCGGTAGAAGTTCCCGAAAATGCTCCTCCTATGTTCAATGTAATTGCCACAGATGATTTTCTATTTCGCGGCCAATTTGGAATCATCGAGTCCTGGTACAAAGCCGGCAGACCTGTGGAATTTCACCTTTACCAAAATGGTGGACATGGTTTCGGTCTAGGAAATCCAAACCGGACAAGCAACCGTTGGTTTGAAGCCTTTACCCACTGGCTTAATGTCAACGGTTTCCTAAAACCCAAAGCAGAAGGGTGA
- the fbp gene encoding class 1 fructose-bisphosphatase, giving the protein MKVKYYTPSDSKLAYSVGVTLDRFIKMKQDDFPFASGELSQLLRDIGLAAKIVNRETNRAGLANIAGAFGNTNVQGEEQQKLDVIANIRFTRALTKGGEVCAIVSEEDDEVIDLQNTSGKYVVAIDPLDGSSNIDVNISIGTIFSIYRRVTPVGSPIQPEDIMQPGNKQVAAGYVLYGSSTMLVYTTGHGVNGFTYEASLGEFFLSHPDMKAPKDGKIYSVNEGTYNQFEPGLKEYIENCKRKEYSARYIGSLVADFHRNLLKGGIYIYPSSPKSPSGKLRLLYEANALAFIAEQAGGKATDGETRILDILPTSLHQRTPLYIGSESMVNEVELMLKKQRALTV; this is encoded by the coding sequence ATGAAAGTCAAATACTACACTCCCAGCGATTCCAAGTTAGCCTATTCTGTCGGCGTCACTTTGGACAGATTCATCAAAATGAAGCAGGATGATTTTCCATTTGCCTCCGGAGAATTGTCCCAGCTTTTGCGTGATATAGGATTAGCAGCAAAGATAGTAAATCGTGAGACCAATAGGGCAGGATTGGCCAATATTGCTGGTGCCTTTGGCAATACCAATGTTCAGGGTGAAGAACAGCAGAAGTTGGATGTAATTGCCAATATCCGGTTTACCCGTGCCCTGACCAAAGGAGGGGAAGTCTGTGCGATTGTTTCAGAAGAGGACGATGAAGTCATAGACCTTCAAAATACTTCAGGGAAATATGTGGTAGCCATCGATCCCCTTGACGGCTCGTCCAACATAGATGTCAATATTTCCATTGGTACCATTTTTTCCATTTACAGGAGAGTGACGCCTGTTGGCAGTCCTATTCAGCCCGAGGATATCATGCAGCCTGGAAATAAACAGGTGGCAGCAGGATATGTACTATATGGTTCTTCTACCATGTTGGTGTATACCACCGGTCATGGAGTCAATGGGTTTACTTATGAGGCTTCTTTAGGAGAGTTTTTCCTCTCCCATCCCGATATGAAAGCCCCAAAAGACGGGAAGATATACAGTGTGAATGAAGGGACTTACAACCAATTTGAACCTGGGCTGAAGGAGTATATTGAAAACTGTAAGAGGAAAGAATACAGCGCCAGGTATATAGGAAGCCTGGTGGCTGATTTTCACAGAAATCTCCTGAAAGGAGGGATCTATATCTATCCATCCAGCCCAAAATCTCCTTCAGGGAAATTGAGGCTACTCTATGAGGCTAATGCCCTGGCATTTATCGCCGAGCAGGCAGGGGGAAAGGCAACTGATGGGGAAACCAGGATTCTGGATATCCTACCAACAAGTCTGCATCAGCGGACACCTCTATATATTGGTTCCGAATCCATGGTCAATGAGGTGGAGTTGATGCTAAAAAAACAAAGGGCTTTGACGGTTTAA
- a CDS encoding fructosamine kinase family protein produces MKVNFEQSLDVFEKEAHGLALMAQFSPFKIPKVFHQGRIEDRNFLLMEYIGPGRPSLGYWEELGVGLAQMHMATRPEFGLDEDNYIASLPQVNNNRSSWVDFFIHQRLDPMIGKAYYEDLIDTAFLKKFQSVYPRLTNFFPKEKPALLHGDLWSGNVMQAADGRPSLIDPAVYYGHREMDLAFSRLFGGFDEAFYRAYQEVFPLDQGFEERIAVYNLYPLLVHLLLFGKSYLPGIQKTIQRLL; encoded by the coding sequence TTGAAGGTCAATTTTGAGCAAAGTCTGGATGTTTTTGAAAAGGAGGCTCATGGATTGGCCCTTATGGCCCAGTTTTCGCCGTTCAAAATCCCCAAGGTGTTTCATCAAGGAAGGATTGAAGACCGGAATTTTCTTTTGATGGAATATATCGGGCCAGGTAGGCCTAGTCTTGGCTATTGGGAAGAATTAGGTGTAGGCCTGGCCCAGATGCATATGGCAACTAGACCGGAATTTGGTCTTGATGAAGATAACTATATCGCTTCTCTTCCCCAGGTTAACAATAACAGGTCATCCTGGGTTGATTTTTTTATCCATCAAAGACTGGATCCTATGATCGGAAAGGCATATTATGAAGATTTGATTGACACTGCTTTCTTAAAAAAATTTCAATCCGTCTATCCAAGGTTGACCAACTTTTTTCCCAAAGAAAAACCCGCACTTCTTCATGGAGACCTTTGGTCCGGGAATGTCATGCAAGCAGCTGATGGCAGGCCTTCTCTGATCGATCCTGCAGTATATTATGGGCACAGGGAGATGGACCTGGCATTTTCCAGACTTTTCGGTGGTTTTGATGAAGCTTTTTATCGTGCTTATCAGGAAGTTTTTCCTCTTGACCAAGGATTTGAAGAAAGGATTGCTGTGTACAACCTTTATCCCCTCTTGGTCCACCTATTGTTGTTCGGGAAAAGCTATCTTCCTGGTATCCAAAAAACCATCCAAAGGTTATTGTGA
- a CDS encoding porin family protein, with amino-acid sequence MQTPDIRHQFDLYWRKIILFLLFLAGLQLHAYSQARYGEISKAGQDDRLFSYGFFLAAQTNYFRLKYSDAFANLNNGQGDNIESIVPVYTPGFSLGFLSIFRIHDQFNLMFTPKIGFYEFATDINSWSPGPSDGPEMRAERVLSEATMVELPLLFKYKAQRFNNSRMFFTAGGSYMFRTKEQEEADIEPIVTTGRDVTLDLGIGFDMYFKYFKFSPEIRFSHGLMNIYRPETTDPRFRDLISEIRRKSITLYLHFQ; translated from the coding sequence ATGCAGACCCCTGACATTCGGCATCAGTTCGATTTATATTGGAGAAAAATAATCCTGTTTCTGCTTTTTTTAGCAGGGTTGCAGTTACATGCCTACTCACAGGCACGTTACGGAGAAATCAGCAAGGCTGGACAGGATGATAGATTGTTTTCTTATGGGTTCTTTTTGGCGGCACAGACCAATTACTTTCGCTTGAAATATTCTGATGCTTTTGCCAATCTGAACAATGGGCAAGGGGATAACATCGAAAGTATTGTGCCAGTATATACCCCAGGGTTTTCTTTGGGATTCTTAAGTATTTTTAGGATACATGACCAATTTAACCTGATGTTTACGCCAAAAATTGGTTTCTATGAGTTTGCCACTGATATTAATTCCTGGAGTCCAGGCCCAAGTGATGGCCCTGAAATGAGGGCAGAGCGAGTATTATCAGAAGCTACCATGGTAGAATTGCCCTTACTGTTCAAATACAAAGCCCAGCGCTTCAATAACAGCAGGATGTTTTTCACTGCCGGAGGCAGTTATATGTTCAGGACCAAAGAACAGGAGGAAGCGGATATAGAACCCATAGTTACCACGGGGAGAGATGTGACCCTTGATTTGGGGATAGGTTTCGATATGTATTTCAAATACTTTAAATTTTCTCCTGAAATCCGGTTTTCTCATGGTCTGATGAATATTTACAGACCGGAAACCACTGATCCAAGGTTCAGGGACCTGATTTCTGAAATCAGGAGAAAATCCATCACCCTATATCTGCATTTCCAATAA
- a CDS encoding sugar phosphate isomerase/epimerase family protein has protein sequence MNQIWIMTSAFDQLNLDQTIEKAKEAGVQGLDVCVFRKDGTRDDFVATHMDYEHFTPDSAKEIIEKFNAANLRLSIGAFENLIGGDPVHRIKNQNHLLKLIRMAYLMGGDENDVKVGTFVGYNHELGNQENGFEKNLEEYQRVFAPIIKYAEDLGVTVLYENCPMEGWRSSGYSTTFNNLTGVLAARKIMYELIPSPNHGEIYDPSHDIWQNTDPVSVIEHTDMSRLKRIHVKSTRNLPDPFWGNMYPMQRVKPEWAAKAGIPYSTNEWDRHHYEATLPGFGLGDSMDWRRFVEVLQKRGFDGPFEIENEAKLSKQTGKMGAIMQGIKAAVQNLAPMLYPLTEEGFVYPKSQVQPLKDLNRKDVPVVKMEEL, from the coding sequence ATGAATCAGATTTGGATCATGACTTCTGCCTTTGACCAGCTCAACCTGGATCAGACCATTGAAAAAGCCAAAGAAGCAGGAGTACAGGGACTGGATGTATGTGTGTTCAGAAAAGACGGTACCCGAGATGATTTTGTGGCTACCCATATGGATTATGAACATTTTACACCGGATAGCGCTAAGGAGATTATTGAAAAATTCAATGCCGCCAATTTACGTTTGTCAATTGGTGCTTTTGAAAATCTGATCGGGGGAGATCCTGTTCATAGAATCAAGAACCAAAACCATTTACTCAAACTGATCCGGATGGCATACCTTATGGGGGGGGATGAAAATGATGTCAAAGTGGGTACTTTTGTTGGTTATAATCATGAATTGGGCAACCAGGAAAATGGTTTTGAAAAAAACCTGGAGGAATATCAAAGGGTCTTCGCGCCCATTATCAAATATGCAGAAGATCTTGGGGTTACTGTTTTGTATGAAAACTGTCCCATGGAGGGTTGGCGCTCTTCCGGCTACAGTACAACCTTCAACAACCTGACAGGTGTATTGGCTGCTAGGAAAATCATGTATGAACTTATTCCAAGCCCCAACCATGGGGAGATTTATGATCCTTCCCATGATATATGGCAAAATACTGATCCTGTTTCGGTCATCGAGCATACAGATATGTCAAGATTAAAAAGGATACATGTGAAGTCCACGCGCAATTTACCGGATCCATTTTGGGGAAATATGTACCCTATGCAGCGGGTGAAACCGGAGTGGGCAGCCAAGGCTGGAATTCCATACAGCACCAATGAATGGGACAGACACCATTATGAGGCCACTTTGCCGGGATTTGGATTAGGTGACAGTATGGATTGGAGGAGATTTGTAGAGGTTTTGCAAAAGAGGGGATTTGATGGGCCATTTGAAATTGAAAATGAGGCCAAACTATCGAAGCAAACAGGCAAAATGGGGGCGATCATGCAGGGAATTAAGGCTGCAGTCCAAAACCTTGCTCCAATGTTGTACCCATTAACTGAGGAGGGTTTTGTTTACCCTAAATCACAAGTTCAGCCACTCAAAGACCTTAACCGCAAGGATGTTCCGGTGGTGAAGATGGAGGAGTTGTAG
- a CDS encoding PQQ-dependent sugar dehydrogenase, translated as MKNLKNLSFILAGCLAISLASCSGKEGKSTHNEPSPFATVTEKMTIKVDTLYTQFESPWGMTWLPDGRMLVVERKGEILVFKNDKFTGEKLTGVPEVHEINQAGLLDITIHPNYASNGWIYLAYARPEGEGDVLVISRAKLDGNNLHSVEEIFVCGPEWKGGRHFGSRIVFDNDGYLYFSNGDKGSRPENAQELDNDHGKIHRIYDDGRIPEDNPFVNTPGARPSIWTYGNRNPQGMVYDKENNRLWAVEHGPKGGDELNLIEKGKNYGWPVISYGINYDGTILTELTEKEGMEQPVTYWVPSIATCGMTLVTSDKYPAWKGNILVAGLAGQQIARVELDGTKYVGEETLLKDIGRVRQVSQSPDGYIYAITEATGLMIKLIPQGN; from the coding sequence ATGAAGAACCTGAAAAATCTCTCTTTTATTTTGGCAGGCTGTTTGGCAATAAGCTTGGCTTCCTGTTCAGGAAAAGAAGGAAAAAGCACCCATAACGAACCCAGTCCATTTGCCACGGTCACCGAAAAAATGACCATCAAGGTGGACACGCTTTACACCCAATTTGAAAGCCCTTGGGGCATGACCTGGCTTCCTGACGGCAGGATGTTGGTGGTGGAGAGAAAAGGAGAAATTCTTGTATTTAAAAACGACAAATTCACAGGAGAAAAACTGACAGGAGTGCCGGAGGTGCATGAAATCAATCAAGCGGGCCTATTGGACATCACTATCCACCCCAATTATGCCAGCAATGGCTGGATCTACCTGGCCTATGCCAGACCGGAAGGTGAAGGAGATGTTTTGGTCATTTCCAGAGCCAAATTGGACGGAAACAACCTCCACAGCGTGGAAGAAATTTTCGTCTGTGGGCCTGAATGGAAAGGAGGCAGACACTTCGGATCAAGAATTGTCTTTGACAATGATGGCTACCTGTATTTTTCAAACGGCGATAAAGGTTCAAGGCCGGAGAATGCCCAGGAACTGGACAATGACCATGGCAAAATCCATAGAATTTATGATGACGGAAGAATACCGGAGGACAATCCTTTCGTAAACACCCCTGGTGCGAGACCCTCTATCTGGACTTATGGCAACAGAAATCCTCAGGGAATGGTCTATGACAAAGAAAACAACAGGCTTTGGGCAGTAGAACATGGTCCTAAGGGTGGCGATGAACTCAACCTGATCGAAAAAGGGAAAAACTACGGTTGGCCGGTAATCTCCTATGGTATCAATTATGATGGCACCATCCTGACCGAACTGACAGAAAAAGAAGGCATGGAGCAGCCGGTAACTTACTGGGTACCATCTATCGCCACCTGCGGTATGACTTTGGTGACTTCAGATAAATATCCTGCTTGGAAAGGCAACATCTTGGTAGCCGGACTGGCAGGTCAGCAAATTGCCAGGGTAGAACTGGATGGTACCAAATATGTGGGAGAAGAAACCCTTCTGAAAGATATAGGTAGGGTTCGCCAAGTGTCCCAAAGCCCGGACGGCTATATTTATGCCATCACAGAAGCTACCGGACTGATGATCAAACTGATCCCTCAAGGCAACTAA
- a CDS encoding aspartate kinase: MLKTFVFKFGGASVKDAGSIKNLSKILFNRLRNHTVIVVSAMGKTTNALEGILEKKYRQEDFSSNITILENYHLETCMGLFGENHPIHAIVKNYFLQLQRDLEAPLSQDNYDLYYDRIISYGELIATRIVQEYLCLENIYCIWQDAREFIVTNSDFRFAKVDWKATSSRIKKSLLPILEKFPVVTQGFIGKDKNGNTTTLGREGSDFTAAIIASCLKSVSVTIWKDVDGVLNADPKRFPNTIKFDELDYHEAAELTYYGASVIHPKTIKPLANLSIPLFVKSFIHPEGSGTKIHHVRHENKTPCIVVKDDQILVSFKVTDFTFIHEGHIHQIYSELEKLKLRVNMLQTSAISVSLVIDKQLFKMEKLIHTLNKDFEIRYNESLQLITVKNHNPKIMGELMKNKEILMEQVTRSTFQMVTKSQ, from the coding sequence ATGTTAAAAACTTTTGTTTTCAAATTTGGGGGAGCTTCTGTAAAAGATGCCGGTTCGATCAAAAACTTATCCAAAATTTTATTCAATCGATTGCGAAATCATACTGTGATTGTAGTTTCTGCCATGGGAAAAACTACCAACGCATTGGAAGGAATTTTGGAAAAAAAATACAGGCAAGAAGATTTTTCTTCAAATATTACAATTTTAGAAAACTACCACTTGGAGACCTGCATGGGGCTTTTTGGAGAAAACCATCCGATTCATGCCATTGTAAAAAATTATTTTTTGCAACTCCAGCGGGATCTTGAAGCACCCCTTAGCCAGGACAATTATGATTTGTACTATGATAGGATCATCTCTTATGGCGAACTGATTGCCACGAGAATAGTCCAGGAATACCTCTGCCTGGAGAACATCTATTGCATCTGGCAGGATGCCAGAGAATTTATTGTAACCAATTCGGATTTCCGGTTTGCCAAGGTGGACTGGAAGGCAACAAGCAGCCGGATAAAAAAAAGCCTTCTACCCATTCTTGAAAAATTCCCGGTAGTAACCCAAGGATTTATAGGAAAAGACAAAAATGGCAATACCACCACCCTTGGAAGAGAAGGCTCTGACTTTACAGCTGCCATTATTGCCTCCTGCCTTAAGTCTGTATCTGTGACCATATGGAAAGATGTGGATGGGGTCTTGAATGCAGATCCTAAAAGATTCCCCAATACGATTAAATTTGATGAATTGGATTACCATGAAGCTGCCGAACTTACCTATTACGGGGCATCGGTCATCCACCCAAAAACTATCAAACCATTGGCCAACCTGTCTATCCCCCTTTTTGTGAAATCATTTATCCATCCGGAAGGAAGTGGTACCAAAATCCATCATGTCCGACATGAAAACAAGACACCATGTATCGTGGTCAAGGATGATCAGATTCTTGTCAGCTTCAAAGTGACTGATTTCACATTTATTCATGAAGGGCATATTCACCAGATTTATTCAGAGCTTGAAAAATTAAAACTCAGGGTCAATATGTTGCAGACATCAGCCATCAGTGTTTCTCTGGTAATTGATAAGCAGCTTTTCAAAATGGAAAAATTAATCCATACCCTGAATAAGGATTTCGAAATCAGATACAACGAATCCCTCCAACTGATCACCGTCAAAAACCATAACCCGAAAATAATGGGGGAATTGATGAAAAATAAAGAAATCCTCATGGAACAGGTCACACGATCCACCTTCCAGATGGTGACCAAATCACAATAA
- the yihA gene encoding ribosome biogenesis GTP-binding protein YihA/YsxC gives MIKKASFLISNTDYKKCPAPTKPEFAFIGRSNVGKSSLVNMLTGNKNLAKTSGKPGKTQLINHFLIDDNWYMVDLPGYGFAKVSKSIKSTWEKMISDYLIHRDNLVAVCVLIDSRLDPQKIDLEFITWCGENEIPFILIFTKADKQSKTKTLGNVRKFLDAAKEIFGDEPDYFITSSQTGEGKEELVNFIENEVQEYYDSHK, from the coding sequence ATGATCAAAAAAGCCAGTTTTTTAATCAGCAATACAGATTACAAAAAATGCCCTGCACCGACCAAGCCGGAATTTGCATTTATCGGCAGGTCCAATGTGGGCAAAAGTTCATTGGTGAATATGCTTACCGGCAATAAGAATCTGGCAAAAACTTCTGGTAAGCCAGGAAAAACCCAATTGATCAACCATTTTCTGATCGATGACAATTGGTACATGGTAGATCTTCCAGGATATGGATTTGCCAAAGTGAGCAAGAGCATCAAATCCACTTGGGAAAAAATGATCAGCGACTACCTCATCCATAGGGACAACCTGGTAGCGGTATGTGTTCTGATAGACAGCAGGCTGGATCCACAAAAAATAGATCTTGAGTTCATCACCTGGTGCGGTGAAAATGAAATTCCTTTTATCCTGATTTTCACCAAAGCAGACAAACAAAGTAAGACCAAAACTCTTGGTAATGTCAGGAAATTCCTGGACGCTGCCAAGGAAATATTTGGGGATGAACCAGATTATTTCATCACCTCTTCCCAGACCGGTGAAGGCAAAGAGGAATTGGTCAACTTCATAGAGAATGAAGTCCAGGAATACTATGACAGCCATAAGTAA
- a CDS encoding sterol desaturase family protein, which translates to MDFDLNWLLGTDYSQPKNFMIIACILFTGIFLRYLLLAWVYHELIYKKLGDAQPYRRLHQQVRLPQVRKEIWYSFLGAIIFALSGTVMLICWQRGYTQIYTSLSMVDLIWIPMSFFLALFIHETYYYWLHRWMHLPKVLRHFHHIHHNSLYTSSFTSFSFHPIEAFLQAIFLPVLVLILPMHFSVLLAMLVTMSITAVINHAGVEIYTSGAISNPIARWMVGATHHDLHHLKYRCNYGLYFTFWDVWMKTEDTGFEKRFLEHSSKPLDKKVKQI; encoded by the coding sequence ATGGATTTCGATCTGAATTGGCTTTTGGGTACGGATTATTCTCAGCCCAAGAATTTTATGATAATTGCTTGTATACTTTTTACAGGAATTTTCCTTAGGTACCTTTTACTGGCATGGGTTTATCATGAACTTATCTACAAAAAACTGGGAGACGCTCAGCCTTACCGCAGATTGCACCAACAGGTAAGACTTCCTCAGGTCAGAAAAGAGATATGGTATTCCTTTTTAGGCGCTATCATATTTGCCCTATCAGGAACTGTAATGCTGATCTGTTGGCAGAGAGGTTATACACAAATTTACACCAGCCTATCTATGGTGGATTTGATTTGGATTCCCATGAGTTTCTTTTTGGCATTATTTATCCATGAAACCTATTACTATTGGCTTCACCGTTGGATGCACCTCCCTAAAGTTCTGAGACATTTTCACCACATACACCACAACAGCTTATATACCAGTTCTTTTACTTCCTTTTCCTTTCATCCTATTGAAGCTTTCCTTCAGGCGATTTTCCTTCCTGTATTGGTATTGATTCTCCCAATGCATTTTTCGGTTCTCTTGGCCATGTTGGTTACCATGTCCATTACTGCTGTAATCAACCATGCCGGGGTGGAAATCTATACCAGCGGAGCCATCAGCAATCCCATTGCGCGGTGGATGGTCGGAGCTACCCATCATGACCTTCACCATCTGAAATACCGCTGCAATTACGGTTTGTATTTTACTTTTTGGGACGTTTGGATGAAAACGGAAGATACAGGATTCGAAAAGCGTTTCCTTGAACATTCATCCAAACCCCTGGATAAAAAAGTAAAGCAAATTTGA